GGCGCAACGGCGCTGGCAAGACGACGACTCTGCGCTCGGTCGTCGGCAACGTCGTCCCCACGGCGGGGACCGTCACCTTCCGCGGCGAGGACGTGACGGGGCTGTCGCCCGAGGAGACGGTCCGGCGGAACGTCGCGTTCGTGCCCGAAGAGCGCCGCATCTTCCCCGGTCTGACGGTCGCGGAGAACCTGCGCGTCGGGCAGTTGGGCGGCGGCGACACCGCGGACCCGCGGGACCCCGAGGAGGTGCTGGCGGAGTTCGAGAACCTGCGGGACCACCCCGACCGGAAGGGCGCGGCGCTCTCGGGCGGCGAACAGCAGATGCTCGCCATCGGGCGGGCGCTGGTCGCAGGGGCCGATTTGCTCCTGCTCGACGAACCCACCGAAGGTCTCGCGCCGTTCGTCGTCCGACAGGTCGAGGACCTCGTGGAGAGTCTGAACGACGAGGGAATCTCGGTCCTGCTGGTCGAGCAGAACGTGGGAGTGGCGCTGGAACTCGCGGACCGTCACTACGTGCTGGACCGCGGGGAAATCGTCTACCACGGCACGAGCGAGCAGTTGCGCGAGAACAGCGAGGTGATGGACCGACACCTCGGCGTGACGCTGTGAGCGACGTTTCCCCCGTATTTCGGGATCTCGGGTGTCGTTCGGCGATACCCTCGCCTCTCGACTCCGGCGCGCGCTGGCGCGACCGCGTGAGCGTGTCGCGCCATCGTCGCGCGAGGGATGAGCATCACAGCGACCGGAGGGAGCGAGACGCGCAATCGGTTGGGGAGGCGTGTGGTTCGCGGTCGCGGTGCTGTGCGGTCTGAGAGGTGTCGGCAGTAGCTAGCTCTCTCGATTTTCTCGTTCGCGGTGCGGTTGTGGTCGCTGTACTCCGGACTCCTCCGTTCGCGGTGCTGTGCAGTCGCTACAAAACAAATACTAAGCCGACTCTAACAAACAAAATTATTGCTCTAACACAACAAAACAATTCCGCTCGTCTCCGACCGACCTACCGTTCCCACGCGGGCGGCGCGCGGCCGAGTCGTCGTAGGGCCGCAGGGTAGCCGAACGCGACCGCCAGCGCGACGATGATTCGCGGGACGAACCCGTCGATTCCGACCGCTTCGAGCGCGATGACGGCGACGAAGTACAGCAGGAGCATTGCGAAAAATTGGGGAAGCAACTGTCGCCAAGTCGAAGCCATACGGAAGGTGACGGCTCACGGGGAGTTAAGTGTAGGTGGCTTCGTTCTCCGGGGGGTTCGAGGGTCTACGGAGTTAGCGAAAAACGAGTGACGGGAGTCGAAGCACCGACGACCGCCCGCGACGGCAGACTGCACCGTACTGCCAACGCGCCGGAGTGGAATGGTAAAAGTAGCGCGCGAGAGGTCGGGAGCCACCGACCCACCCCCGTCGCCTACCCCTCGTGTCGCCGAATCTTGTCGAGAAAGCCCGTGAGCGGTGCCTCGACGGTGATTTCGGTCACTTCCCCCTCGTCCTCGTCGTAGACGATGATTCCGGACTCCTCCAGTTTCGGCAGGTGACTGTGGTGAAGTGCCGTGGCGATTTGGGTCCGAGTTATCATCGACACATTGTCAGGCGGTTGTTGGAACTCCCGCCCGGCCACCTTGTCCGTCAGGTCTTCGAGCGCGACGGGCGCGGGCAGACCGTCGAGACACGCGAGGGCGTGTCGCCGGTACCGGTCGCTCAGCAGGGTCAGAACCTCGTTGACGCCGAGTGACCCGCCGCTGTCTTCGCCGTCGCCAGCGGCGGAGTCGCCGGTCATACCCGACAATTTTCCTTCATCCTTAAACGGCTATCGCATTCGGACGGTCACCGGGTGCGAACCGGATGCGCAACGAGAGCTTCGAGAAAAACGTTCTCCGGGAGTTATCCGAGACTGCCTTCCATCTCCAACTCGATGAGCCGATTCAACTCGACGGCGTACTCGATGGGCAACTCCTCCGTAATCGGCTCGATGAACCCCGAGACAATCATCTGCTTGGCGTCGTCGTCGTCCAACCCCCGGGATTGGAGGTAGAACACGTCTTCGTCGCCGATTTTCCCGACGGTCGCCTCGTGAGCCACGTCCACCTTCGACTCGTCGATTTCCATGTACGGCATCGTGTCCGACGTACTCTCGTTGTCGAACATCAGCGCGTCACACTCCACCGACGTGGAGGAGTGTTCGGCACCCTCCGAGATGTGGACCAGACCCCGGTAGTTGGTGCGGCCGCCGTCCTTCGAGATGGATTTGGACTCGATGGTGGACTTGGTGTGAGGCGCGTTGTGGTAGACCTTCGCGCCCGTGTCGATGTTCTGGCCCTCGCCCGCGAACGCGATGGTGATGTTGTTCGCCGACGCCCCCCGGCCCTTCAGAATCGTGCAGGGGTACAGCATCGTCGCCTTCGACCCCATCGACCCCGACACCCACTCCATCCGGCCGCCCTTCTCCACGATGGAGCGCTTGGTGTTGAGGTTGAACGTGTTCTTCGACCAGTTCTGCACCGTCGAGTACTGGACGTGCGCGTCTTCCTTGACGAACACTTCCACACCTCCGCTGTGGAGGTTGTGCGTGCCGTATTTCGGCGCACTGCACCCTTCGATGTAGTGAACTTCACTGCCGGGTTCGGCGATGATGAGCGTGTGCTCGAACTGGCCCATCCCCTCCGAGTTCATCCGGAAGTACGCCTGTACCGGCATCTCGACCGTCACGTCCTCGGGCACGTAGACGAAGCTTCCGCCCGACCACACGGCACCGTGGAGCGCGGCGAACTTGTTGTCGCTCGGCGGGACACAGGAGGTCATGAAGTACTCCTTCACGAGGTCCTCGTGTTCTTGGACGGCTTCGTCCATGTTGCAGAACACGACGCCTTTCTCCTCCCACTGCTCTTGCATGTTCTGGTAGACGACCTCCGACTCGTACTGAGCGCCGACGCCCGACAGCGCCTTGCGCTCGGCTTCCGGAATGCCCAGCTTCTCGAAGGTGTCTTGGATGTCTTCGGGCAGGTCGTCCCAGCTATCCGCGCCCTCGCGCTTGTCCACGTCCGGCCGGATGTACGGCACGATTTCCTCTACGTCAAGTTCCGACAGGTCGGGTTGGCCCGGCCAGTCGGTCGGCATCGGCATCTTCTTCCAGTGTTCCAACGCCCGGAGTCGCCGCTCCAGCATCCACTCCGGTTCGTCCTTGTCCTCGCTGATGAGGCGTACGACCTCTTCGGTCAGCCCCTTCTCGGATTTCACCGCCGCGCTCTCGTCTTTCTTGAACGAAAAGCGCTCTTCCGTGTTTGTCTCTCGAAGCTCGTCACTACTCATGTATCGGAAGATTGGTACCGAAGCCCCTTAACCTCGGGGTCGATACCAGTCGGTGTGAAACCGATTTCGGTTACGAAACCCGCAGAAAGTAGACCGCCAGCGTTACACTTCGGACGTGTCGGTATCGACGTTCGAGTCGGTCTCGCTACCAACGTCGGGGTCCGGGTCCGTGTCGGGGTCGGCCGCTTCCTGCAGTTCGTCTTCTATCTCTTGTCGGCCTTTCTTGAACTCGCCCATCGCCTCGCCGGTCGAACGGGCGAGTTTCGGAATCTTGTTCGCGCCGAACAGCAGGACGGCGATGAGGAGGATGACCATCATCTCCATCCCGCCCGGAATCGGCCCGAATAGTGGAATCATCTGTTCCATCTCTACCACCACGGTTTGGCCCCTCACTTGTAGGCTTTTCCCCCGAGGTTTATACTTCGGCGGCCGAACCCGACACGTACCCGTGACCGACCCCGCAGACGCCGCCCGCGAGTACGTCCTCGAAACCCACGCAGAGACCGTCGAACTCGTCTTGCGGCGGGCCGACGCGGTGGCCGAGACGTGGGACGGCGACACGACGGCCGACCGGAGTGCCGTCGCCGACTCGTTGCGCGCGCGACTGCGCGCCGCGGGTGCGTGGACGCGCTTGCCCGACGTACTCGCGGGCGCGGCGCGAGCGGTCGGTCACTCGCTATCCGCGCCGCCGGTCGCCGACCCGCCGTACGTGGCCGCTACGAGTCGGGGGCCGATGCTCCGCGCGACTTTCCCGGACGGCCGACTCGTGATTCTCGTGCAAGTCTTCGAAGTCGAACGCGCGGGCGACTCGCGGCGGTACCGCGGTGGCCCGCGGTACCGCCGCGGCCCGACGACTCCAGACGACGCGGTGCGAGCGACTTTCAAGTGAGTCCGGAACGTACCCCGAGAGGATGGAACGAGTACGCATCGACGGGCCGCCCCCATCTGCCGCGCCGGGACGAACCCTACTCGCGGCGGCGGCGCTCGGTCTCGGCGGGTACGCCTTCGCGGTGGTCGTCGTCGGCGTGGCCGCGGTCGCACTGCTCGCGGCGGGCGTCCCACTGATGGAGCGCCCGGCGCTGTTGCTCGCGGTCTCGGTCGTGATGGGACAGGGTGTCGCGTTCGGAACGTTCGCGGTCGGCTATCTGCGGTACACCGACCGAGGACTGGACTTCATCGAGGCGCGAATCCCGACGCTTCGGGACGCGGCGTGGGCGGTCGGTGGCGTCGTAGCGCTGTTCGCCGGTCTCGTCGCGCTCTCGGCGCTGTTCTCGGCGTTCGGCGTCCAGTCGGCCTCGAACGCGGTCGAAGAGTTCGGCGAGCAGGACCCCAGAATCTTCCTCCTGCTGGTTCCGCTGTCGTTCCTGTTCATCGGTCCGGGCGAGGAACTGCTCTACCGCGGGGTCGTACAGGGCCGACTCCGCGAGGCGTTCGGGCCGTGGGTCGCCATCGGCGTGGCGAGTTTCGTCTTCGCCGTCGTCCACGTCTTCTCGCTACAGGGGTCGGGAAAGCTCGCGTACCTCGCAATTCTGCTCGTCCTCTCGCCAGTTCTCGGCGTCGCCTACGAGTGGACCGACAACCTCGTCGTCCCGGCGTTCGTCCACGGCGCGTTCAACGCGGTCCAGTTCTACGTGGCCTACCTCGGTGCGACCGGCGGGGTGCCGTGACTCCGCGCCGTCACTCCCGGCCGCCCGCCCACCGCACGACCCGGAAGCGGTCGTAGCCGCCGTAGGCGAGTTCAAGCGCACCCATCCACCAGTTCCACCGCTCGGCGAGTTCGAGGTCGTCGGGCGCGTCCCGAAGGTTCTCGACGACGACCGAGACCGTCAGCTTCCGGTCGGTGTCCGTCTCGAACTGTCCCGAGTCTGCGAGGTCACGGGCCTGTCGCGCGACGACGCGCCGCGTCCCGTCGTCCCCGCCGAACTCCTCGCCGAGTCGTCGCTCGAATCGCTGTCCGATTTCCATTTCCATTGTCGTCTCCGCCGCACAGTTTGGTGCCACTCGGGGGTACGGTCTCTCAGTTGTAAAGTCCGATGGCCTTGATTTGCTCCTGATACCGATTTCGAATCGTAACCTCGGTGACTTGAGCTACGTCCGCGACTTCGCGCTGGGTCTTCTTCTCGTTGCAGAGCAGGGAGGCCGCGTAGATGGCGGCGGCGGCGTATCCGGTCGGCGACTTGCCCGACAGCAGACCCTTCTCGGCGGTCACGTCGATAATCTCGTTGGCCTTGCTCTCGACTTCCTCGCTCAGGTCGAGTTCCGAGCAGAACCGCGGGACGTACTTCTTGGGGTCTACCGGTTCCATCCCGAGTTCGAGTTCTTGGGAGACGTAGCGGTAGGTCCGGCCGATTTCCTTGCGGTCCACGCGGGCCACTTCCGAGACTTCCTCCAGCGAGCGCGGGATGCCCTCCTTCCGGCAGGCGGCGTAGAGCGCGGCGGTGGCGACTCCCTCGATGGAGCGCCCGCGAATCAGGTCCTCCTTGAGCGCGCGCCGGTAGATGACCGAGGCGACTTCCTGAATCGACCGGGGGACCCCGAGCGCCGACGACATCCGGTTGAGTTCGCTGAGCGCGAACTGGAGGTTGCGCTCGCCCGCGTCCTTCGTCCGGATGCGCTCTTGCCACTTGCGAAGGCGGTGCATCTGGCTTCGCTTCTCCGAGGAGAGCGACCGGCCGTAGGCGTCCTTGTTCTTCCAGTCGATGGTGGTCGTTAGCCCTTTGTCGTGCATCGTGTTGGTGGTCGGCGCGCCGACGCGACTCTTCGACTGGCGCTCTTGGTGGTTGAACGCCCGCCACTCGGGGCCGCGGTCCACGTTGCGTTCCTCGACGACCAGTCCGCAGTCCTGACACACTAGCTCGCTCCCGCCAGCGTCCGTGACTAAGGTTCCTTCCTCGCACTCAGGACACGTCTGGGATTCCTCGGACTCCTCCTGTTCGGTCTCTTGCTCGCGCTCGCGCTGGCGGATTGGCCCCGTCATGAGTCTGTTGGTAAGGTGGTCCGATAGATAAACCCTGCGTGGCTATTCCGTGTCACGATTCCGAGACGCGGCGCGTCGTGCGTTCGACTCCGGAAATTCCGCCCGTTCGCCACGGCGGTGCGGTCCCCGCGAGCGACCGGTAGGACCGGCGACGGTTCCGCCGAGGCACGCCGAAATCGTCGGACTCGCGGACGCGCGGCCGAGCATCCGCTCGGCCGCGCGTCCGCCGGGAAAACAGAGCGCGACGTTGAGCAAATAAATATATTTCTATAAGAAAATTAAATACGTCCGAGAGAAATCTATAGTTAGTTTTCGGAGGTTGCGTCGAGGTCCACCACCGCGTCCGCGAGTTCGCGGACTGCCGAGAGCGACCGGTGGTCGTGGGCCGTGGGGTCTAGCAGGTAGTACCCCCGGCCGTCCACGCTCTCGACGCGGCCAGCGAGGACGTGGAAGAACTCGAAGGCCCGGTCGAAAGCGACCGACTCCAGCAGGGCCGTCAGCGAGTCGAGGTAGACCACCGTCTGGCGAGCGTTGTCCTCCCACGTTTCGAGGTACTCGCTCGCGGTGACGCCGACCCGCGCGAGGTCGGTCGGGTCCGAGACGGCCTTCACGACCGACGGTCCGTCGTCGGACGACGACGGACCGCCGGTCGTCCGCGTCGCGCCCGAGACCGCGCCCGAACGCGTCGCGTTTCCGACGTGGACGAATCCGACCTCGGACGGCAAGTCGCCGCCGAATCCCCGCCAGTCTCGAAGCCACGCGTCGGGGGTATCGCGGTAGGAGACGACGAGCAGATTCGTCTCGGCGGGCCGCGCCAACGCGTCGAACACCTCCTCGGTCGCGCTCTCGGGTACCGTAGACGCCTCCAACAGGGTGTTGGAGGGCGAAGATTGTGAACGGGACACAGCCGGAAGTGTTGTCCGAACAACTTAAAATTTAGTGGCCGCCGCGGTCCGGGGGTCGCCGACGAGGGGACCCTCGGCGGTCCGATAGGTCGCAAAACCTAACACCCATGCGTGCATCGAGTCGGTCAACGTCACATGGGTTTCGGTCCAAAGCAGTGGAAGTGCAAAGACTGCGGGCGAAAACACCGCAACGACCGCAAGCAGTGCGTCCAGTGCGGGTACAGCGTGTTGAAGCCGGTAGACAACGAGAAACGACTCGACCGGGTATCGACAGCGGTGTTGGCGCTTCTCCCGGCGCTTTTGGCTATCCTCACGATGGGACTCATCGCGTGGGTGCTGTTCTTCTGACGGGACGGCGAGTCACTTGTCCATGTCCTCGGCGATAGCCAGCGTCTTCGACACCTCGTCGCAGGACTCGGCGGCGTCCCGCGCGTCCCGTTCGGCGCGGCGGGCGGCGTCTGTGTTCTCGTTCTCTCGGGACTCGGCGGCTTCCTCCATGTGTTCGGCCGCTTCCACGACTGCTTCGATGAGACAGGTGAGTTTCTCGACGGTGGACGAAAGCGCGTCCACCAACTCGGCGTCCGAAATCTCGTCGTTCAGGTCTTCGAGGTCGTTACCGGCCCGGTAGAACCACGAGGCGGCGTCTCCGTAGGCCCCGTTGCCGTACTTCCTGTTCCCGTCCGCGAACTTCTCGAATCCGCCGACGAGTTTCTCCGCGAACGACTCCAGTTTCTTCACGTCGCCGACGCCGTTCTGGAGTCGCTTGACCGTCCCGTCGTACTCCTCGCGGGTGAGAAGGTCGGTCGCGTCGGTACTCGCCACATCCGTCTCCTTGTCCACCGTCCAGCGACGGTCGGCCGCCTTCTTCCGGTCCTCGGTCATCCTCTCGAAGGTGGACTTGGCCTTCGCGTAGTCCCCGGCGTAGGTCCACTTGAGGACCTTCCCGTAGTGGTAGTACGCCCGAACGAGGTTTCGCTCGATGTAAGACGCGTGTTCGAAGAACAGCGCCACATCGCGCAGACGCTCGATGGTCTTCTTCTCGTCGTCCGTCGCGGACTGGGCGGCGTCGTCGAGTGCGTCTCGGGCGTCTTCGAGTCTACTGACGAGTTTGCTCCGCGAGAACGCGCCGGAGGTGAACGTCACGTCAAGTATCGAGACTTCGCCGTCGGACGAACTGGCGACCGACGTGTAGACCTCGAACGCCTCTTCGAGTCGTTTCCGGGCCGCCACGATGTCCTCGTTGGGTTTCTCCGTCGTGGTGGTCTGTTCGGTCTCGGTCTCGGTCGTCGTCTCTTCGGTCGTGGTCGTCTCCGTCGTCGTTTCGGTCGCTGTCGTCGTCCGCGTCGGCGTTGCAGTCGTCGCCGTCGTGGTGGTCTGTTCGGTCTCCGTCTCGTCGGTCCCTGACTCTCCGCTGGAACATCCCGCCAAGAGCGTCGCTCCGACGACCAGCAGTTGTCGTCTCTTCATACTGAAGCGGAAATATCAGATATTAATAAAACGTAGGGAAGTCCGCCCGAGAGGTGTTACTTTCCGTTCATGACGGCCGCGACGAACATCAGCCCGAAGTTCGCCACGAACGCGCCCGCGACGAACATGCGTCGGGCCGGACCGCGCTCCAACAGATAGAGCAGTGGGACACGGCCGGAAAGACCAGATAGACGGCGTACAGCAACAGCGAGGGGAATCCGACGACGATAGCGGCCATCGTGACGAAGACGGCGACCAGTCGCTCGACAGACGCGGGAGGACCGCGACCCGGAGGTACGTCAGGTGGGTCTCGACGCCGAGGGCCGCCGCGACGTAGTAGACTTGGAGGTCCATGCCGACCCGATTCGGGTGGCGCGCGGCGGTGGCGACCAGACCGACGACCCCGAGCAGGACGCCCGCGGCGAGGACGAGGCGGGCGTCGGTGGGACTGGACGGCGCGTGAGTGTCGGTGGAGTCGTAGGGCGAGTCGGCCACGGGTCAGTCGTCGGCGTCGGCTTCCGGCGACCAGTCGCCCAAGGTGCGCTGGACCGCCTCCTCGCCGACCGCTCGGGCCAGCGTCTCGAAGCCAGCGCGCTCGGCGCGCTCGTCCGCGCCCGCGAGCAGGCGCGAGACGATGAACTCCGGCGTGGACTTGCCGACCGTGCCGAACCGGGGCTGGTAGTCCACTTCGAGTTCGAGGTCCTCGTCCAACCCCTCCGCGAAGATGCCGTCCTTTCGAGCCTTCTCGGGCAAAGGTTTGAGGTCGTCGGCGAGGTGGGTGACGAACACCCCGAGCGCCCCGCGGTCCACGGTGAGTCGGACGAGTCCGTGGAGCAGGTCGGCGGCGCTTCCGGGTTCGGTGATGGCCTCGAACTCGTCCACCAGCATCAGGGTGTTCGCGCCGTCGGTTAGCGGCGGGACGATGCTCCGGAGCGTCGATTCCAGCACGCCAGCGTTGAAACTCGCGTGTCTGCGGTGGAACACGATGTCCTCGGAGATGGAGACTTCCGCGCGCTCGGCGGGCACGGGCAGGCCCATCTGGGCGAGCAGGGCAACCTGACACATGGTTTCGAGCAGGGTCGTCTTCCCCCCGGAGTTCGCGCCGGTCAGGACCGACACCCGGTCGCCGTCGGGCGGTGCGGGGTCGGCCGACCCCGCACCGCCCGCGCCGGACACGCCGTGGTCGCCGACGGCGTAGGTGACGGGTTGGACCGACTCGTCGCTGGCTTCGATGGAGACGTTCCGGGCGTTCCGGACCGCGAAGCCGTCGTCGGTGAACGTCGGGCGGGTGAGGTCGAAGTCGTGAGCGAACCGGGCCAGCGAGAGGTGGAAGGCGAGGTCCGAGACGGCCGACTTCGCGGCGTCGATGGCCTCGCGGTTCTCGGCGATGCGGCCCCGGAGTCGCCGGGCGACCGACCGCTCGCGCTCTTCGACTTCCTCCCGGAGGTCGGCGGTCAGTTCGCGGAGCGTGGCCGTCACGAAGTCGGTGGCGTCCACGGCGTCGTCGGGCGTGGCGTCACGGACCCGCTGGAATCCGGCGTCGGTCTCGCTCGCCACGTAGTCCACGACGACTTCGCCGAACTCCGCCCCGGCGCGGGCCTCCTCGCGTATCTCCTCCATCGCGTCGAGCGAGTCCGCCGAGAGGCTCTCGACGCTCGCTACGGAGTCGCGCAGGTCGTCGAGTTCGTCGTCAACGCCGCGGGCCACGTCGCCGCCGTCGAGGTCCGAGAGCGCCGACGCCGCGGCGTCGAGGGCGTTCCGGTCGATGTCGGCCACGCGAGAGAACGCGCCCTCGGAGAGTCCGGCCTCGCGCAGGGCGAGGACGGTCCGGACCGCCGCCTCTTCGTCGCCGATGCGGTCGTCCTCGGCGAACTCGGCGAACGCCGACAGGACTTCCTCGCGGGTCTCGCCGTCCAGTCCGGCCCACGACTCGGCGGCGTCCATCACCGAGTCAAGGCGCTTCTCGGCGGCCTCGCGCTCCATCAGCGGCGTCAGCACCCGCATTCGGTCGGCGGCGTCCTCGGTCACGGCGTAGTCGCTGGCCACGTCGAGCAGTTCCTTGTAGACGGCGCGGGTGTCGCGCGTCGAGAGGACCGACATGCCCTCGCCGCCGTTGGCCCGCCGGAGGATTCGGGTCGCGCGCCCGCGAGACAACCCCGCCGAGACGAGCGCCCGGACCTCGCCGGACTCGATGGCTTCCACCGCGCGCTCGGTGCCCAACTCGGCGTCGAGACGCTCGCGCGTCTTGGGTCCGACCCCCCAGTACTCCTCCAGTCGCATGTCCGAGACGTGAGGGCCGCGGGTCTTAATGGTTGCACAACGCGCTGGCGGACGCCTCGCGCGGCGAGGTCCGAGTGCGTGGAGCAATGTTTTCGTTTCTAAAGAACGGGGAAGAATTTGCTAGAGACATGTTTTTATTTCTCTACTGGCGCGTGCGGGCGCGGCGCTCGTGCGCCGCGCCCATCCGCGCGAGGTCGTCGGGAGCGAAGCGACCGACTGCTCGTCGGAACTCGCTTCCGACGGTGGATGAGTAGCACAGCGACCGCAGGGAGCGAGGCTTGCGAGACGCGAAGCGTCCCGCTGACCTGCGACCGCAGGCAACGCAATCGGTTGGGGAGGATGTGGCTGTCGCGGTTGCGGGATGATTGGCTCAAGCCTGAACCGAGCGCCTTCGAAATCGCCGTCGCTGTCGCAGGCACGTCTAGCCGCCGTTACTCGCTCTCCGAAACAACTGCCGCCGCCGGTCCCGAAACGACAGTCGCCACAGTCTCCGGTAGCGATACAGCGCAGTCGCGGTGCCGTGCGGGTTCGGTCTCGATTGGTTCAAGCCCCCGCTCCGTCGAACTGCTCTCGTCGTTTGCCGTTCTCTCCCGATGGCCGTTCACAATCGGCCCGCCGCCGCTTGCCACTTCCGTTTCAGAGCGCCGTCGAATCGGAGAAACTAAGCGTCACGGAGCGTTTACGCCGGGTTCGTTACAGCAAACTCGCTTTGAACCCTTCCAGAGGCGAAACGCTAACAACTACGGAGTGTCTGTCGTGATAACGATGCTACGGCCTGAGGGGGAACAGAGCCGGACGCGAGGTGACGCGCGACAGATAGTGTACGTCGGCGACGAGACGCGGGCGGCGGCCATCGCCTCCGAGCTGTCGAACGCCAAAATCCGGTGCAAACACCGGGGGTCGGCGGCGCTCGACCACGTTGAGACCGACGCCGCGGACTGCGTGGTCGCCGAGGCCGACCTCCCCGACGTGGACGGGGCGGAACTGCTCGATGCCGTCGCGGAACTCTACCCCGACACCGCGCGGGTCCTGCTCGGCGAGTCGGCCGACGACGCACCGTCGGACGCCGCGTTCGTCCCGACTCGACCGCAGGACGGACTCGCCGAGCGGACGGCCCGGCGCGTCGAGCGCGCGACCGAGTTCCGGAGTCTGCGCCGCGAACGCGACCGAATCGGCGACCGGTTCGAGACGCTAGTCGAGGAGTCGCCCGACCCCATCGTGACGCTGGACGAGGACTGCGAAGTCGTGTTCGCCAACGCCGCCGTCGAGCGCGTCTTCGGCTACGACCCCGAAGCAGTCGTCGGCGGGCCGGTCCAGCGACTCCTCGACGAGTCGGTCCACGACCAAGTGACCGAGACCGTCGAGTCGCTCTCCGCGGACGAGGGACACATCCAGCGCGACTACGTGGAACTGCCGGGCAAGCACCGCGAAGGCCACGACGTGCCGCTGGCGGTGTCGTTCCGGGAGACCGAACGCGACGGCAGACACTACTTCTCGGCGGTCGTCCGGGACGTGAGCGAGCGCAAGCGACTCGAAGACCGCCTCGAAGCCGAGAAGCGCAAGACCCGAGAACTCCACGAGGTCGCGGTCATACTCGAAGAGTGCGAGAGTGTCGAGGAGGTCTGCCGACTCGCCATCGAGACCGCAGAGCAGTTGCTAGAGTTCGACCTTTGCGTGGTAGACACAGTTAACGACGACGAGCTCGTTCCGCAGGCCGTCTCGAAGGGCGTCCCGACCGACGGCTACTACACGACCACGCCGCTGTCGGCCGAGGACAATCTCGCGGCCCGCGCCTACAGGGAAGGCCGGTCGCTCCGAACCAGTGACCTCCACGACGAGGGCGTGGACCCTGCCGCGAGCGGCTATCGAGCGGCGCTGACCGTCCCAATCGCCGACTTGGGAGTGTTTCAGGCCGTCTCGAAGGAAGCCGACGCCTTCGGCGACAGCGACCGGGAACTCGCGGAACTGCTCGCCTCCCACGTCGCCCAGTCGCTCCGGCGAATGCGGTCGGAGGCGGCCCTCGAAGCCGAACGCGACCGGTTCGCCGCGCTGTTCGAGAACATCCCCGAACCGACCATCGACTACGGCGTGCGCGACGGCCAATCGGTCGTCCACTCGGTCAACGAGGCCTTCGAAGAAGTGTTCGGCTACGACGCGAGCGAGGCCGTCGGCCGGAGGATAGACGAACTCATCGTCCCCGAAGACGAGCAATCCGAGTACGAGGTCCACCTCGACCAGTTGCGCGAGCAGGAACACCTCAACACCGAAGTCCGCCGCGTCGGGGCCGACGGGATGCGCGACTTCCTGCTCCGGACTGCGAAGGTGTCCGACGAGGGGAAGGGCGGGTACGCAATCTACACCGACATCACCGACCGCAAGCAGTTGGAGCGAGACCTGACCCGCGAGAAGCAGAAGATAGAGGAGCTACACCACGTCGCCGTCAAACTCGAAGGCTGTGACACGCCCGAGGAAGTGTATCGCCGGACGGTCAACGCCGCCGAGGAGATTCTGAAGTTCGACATCTGTGGTATCGACGTTGAGGAGAACGGGTATCTCGTCCCGAAAGCCGCGTCCTCGGAGTTGGACGAAGCGGACTACGACGTGCTTCGCGCCGACGAGGGTCTCGCTGGCGAGACCTACCAGACCGGCGAGTCGTTCGTCGTGGACGACGTGTACGACGTTTCGAACGTGGAAATCGTGAGCGACAGGTATCGGTCGCTACTCAGCGTCCCGTTCGGCGACGAGGGTGT
Above is a genomic segment from Halorussus caseinilyticus containing:
- a CDS encoding MutS-related protein; its protein translation is MRLEEYWGVGPKTRERLDAELGTERAVEAIESGEVRALVSAGLSRGRATRILRRANGGEGMSVLSTRDTRAVYKELLDVASDYAVTEDAADRMRVLTPLMEREAAEKRLDSVMDAAESWAGLDGETREEVLSAFAEFAEDDRIGDEEAAVRTVLALREAGLSEGAFSRVADIDRNALDAAASALSDLDGGDVARGVDDELDDLRDSVASVESLSADSLDAMEEIREEARAGAEFGEVVVDYVASETDAGFQRVRDATPDDAVDATDFVTATLRELTADLREEVEERERSVARRLRGRIAENREAIDAAKSAVSDLAFHLSLARFAHDFDLTRPTFTDDGFAVRNARNVSIEASDESVQPVTYAVGDHGVSGAGGAGSADPAPPDGDRVSVLTGANSGGKTTLLETMCQVALLAQMGLPVPAERAEVSISEDIVFHRRHASFNAGVLESTLRSIVPPLTDGANTLMLVDEFEAITEPGSAADLLHGLVRLTVDRGALGVFVTHLADDLKPLPEKARKDGIFAEGLDEDLELEVDYQPRFGTVGKSTPEFIVSRLLAGADERAERAGFETLARAVGEEAVQRTLGDWSPEADADD